The segment TCATTTGGGTGGAATAACTGAAGTTAtaacaaatacactagagactaatacaggacagctctattCTAACAACACAGGCGAGTGTGTGAAAACTAACCTAGCAGCAAGAGgtgagattatatatatatatatatatatatatataatatataggttATTTGTTAAATTGTCTTATACTTATCTGGTGTCAAATGTGATAAACTtctctttttaaataaatatgaaggACTTAAGGTTTATTTCCCCCATAAATCATTATAATgattttaaaacgtttttataagagaaaatattttttctttgtcatTTGTCATAATGTTAGTACCATGTGTATCAAACAGATACATAGTTGACATTGGGCATAtctagagaccggacaaattagcgaattcatttcgcgataggctaaaatacaaatcgttatacctcactgctgcctctgttattggctcacaactcacctggatgactctgggccaatgagaaacacacaaccaaagttttatcgaatcacaggctgctacgctggaacgtctcacaagacagcagccaatgagttggtggcatttgaccgagtgtacgtagaactgtggagttcatccaacaggtcactgaacccgcgaattttttcggtccctaggcATATCTTCTGCCATCTGTCGGACTTAGGGTGACAACAACGCCATACAAACTGTGAAGTCGCGTTTAGAATTGAATTCTTTTTAGGGAACGACTACGTCTGTAATTATACCGTCAGTATACGTAATAGTCTTCGTATAAAATCTCGTAACATGTAACCTCGCGCCGTGCCTAGATCGGGCGGGGCGCGTGTACCATTGTTGCGCGCAACCCCGCCGCGGGCCGCTAGTCCTGACAAGCCTTCCCGCCTGTCGGCCGCGGGCGACATTGATTTCCGATTGGCCCCCGCGAACAAGTGGCGGTGTTTCCTGCGACTCCTCGGAGGACAGGAAATGTGACGACGGTTGTTTGAAGAACAGGAAGAGAAGCGTTTGAAATGTCTtgcttttttatgtgtaacatcttatctcttggGGTACGGCTTTTTGGttggaataattttgtgaatgtaacggaaatgtgtaaccacggtgctgccatctgtggcggatagcgcgaaccaaagttcacagagcCAAAAGttaactttatagtattatctgTTTAATGGATCTTAACAACAAggggagtattttaataaaattccttgtcgaaaatcaggttcaaagccggggtttagtatgttttaagtattttttctcttttatcgtaGCAGGTATATGTAGTTAAAAATTTCGCTCTCGAAATCGAATGATTCGTTAGTCGACATAGCTTCtgtggcagcgaattctagcggcgggtgcggaaactacgcgtgagtCGCGGTCAGAAATGtagttgtaaataaaaatttacatatatttcattGGCCTCCATATTAAACGTTCTTGGCTGGAGGCGTTAAACTTTGCCTGTATGCTATCATGAATGGAGATAACTTTCAAATATTTCTATAGAAATCGTTAAAATTATGTAGCACTAATGTATTAAAAGTAGAATGAGTGGGTAGGTTCTGGCCTAGGCCTAGCAAGAATGGCCATACCTGTAGCACTGTGTTTTCTGGCGCGTGCCTAGACAAAGAGTAACCATATCTGCATAGTTTTTAATGGGTTTTGGCCAGGATTATGTGGTCAAAATTAATTGGTTACAGTCAAAAGTTTTGTCACGTACGTGTAGTCATGTAGGTAGAGGGAACATATGTGTTCTGTCGCAGACTTAGCCAAAGAGTAACCATATCTGTATCGCTGCTAATGGTTTTGTCAATGGATGTGGTttgtgtggtaaaaaaaaattgtggttctggTCAGAGTTTTATCGTGGACGCATGGTCATGTAAGTAGAGGGAACGGTTGTGTTCTGGTGCAGACATAGAAAAAGATTCACCATATATGTATAGCTGTGAAGGGTATAATAAAAGTGAGGTGGTGGTGATGTAAGTAGAGGTAATGCGTGTGTTCTGGTGCAAACATAGAAAAAGATTCACCATATATGTATAGCTGTGAAGGGTATAATAAAAGTGAGGTGGTGGTGTAAGTAGAGGGAATGCGGGTGTTCTGGTGCAGACATAGAAAAAGATTCACCATATATGTATAGCTGtgaaggtggtggtggtgatgatgtAAGATGAGGGAATGCGTGTGTTCTGCCGCAGGCCGAGCGAGGGCGCCCCCAGCGACGGCGGGTCGTGCGGGGCTGCGGTGCGCTGTCCGCCGGCCATCTCGCGCTTGCGGGTGGAGAAGATAGAGGGCGGCCTGATGGTGGCCGGCGTGGTGGTGGCGGCCAACTGCCAGGTGGCGCTGCCCGCCTTCGGCTTCCTCTTCATCCTGGTGGGCATCGTGCTCACCGCCGCCTCGTACAGGTGCGACCACTCTCCGCTCCACTGGTGGATATGTCAGTAGAGTCGGCAAATAGCCAGTGAGATGTATGTTAGGCTCAAACAATTTCAATGAACTAGTCAGACAAAGGTTTATCCTGTGTTATTAATTAATAGTAAAATTCATATATTAATACGGGTACATTACTTGTGTGTTGCAATGCAGATGTTCCAGATATCTTtgtgtataattatattttttgcacaTAAGGCTGAATCCCGTCTGTGAAGGTGCCTTTTGAGTGTAATGaaagaatgtgtgtgtgtgtatatatatatatatatatatatatatatatatatatatatatatataattgcataGTTTCCAAACTTTTTTGTTTAAGTTTCGAGGAAACAATTTTTTCATAACATTAAATATTCTGTAAAATCATTGTGATATGGCATTGCAAGAAGCAAGCAAAAGCTTTGGATTGGTTGTTTATATGCTTTGGTCAGTAAAATACTGTAAATGACATAGTTAGGTTAGGGAGAagtcaggatttttttttgctgcataaTCTgtggttaatatttaaaaaaaaaaaaattgttttaatagttCGATAAGTTGCAGGAATAGTTGTACGGTACCAACAATCAGTCAGATAACTGTCTATATAAATGATGGATATCAAAATTTAGTTCCTAAGATCATACTATCTTCTCGGTTGGCAGGACAGACTGCTTGGAATTTACTTCTAGAATAGCCTCCTCCCCTGGCAAACGCCGAACTTCTCATGCAGTTAATTTTTAATTCAGAATcgacttgtaaaaataatttctgtcaACAATAAAAATCACCGTAAATACAGATGTTCTTACACATGTTTCAACTTACAGACTATTTACTTCCTTATTGGCTGGAAAGAAACACTTGGCCAGAATTCTGAAGATTTGCGTTTAGCTGTAACGCACCTActttaatgactttttttaaaaatgagattACTAACGCCCTCGGACTCATGGCAGCAACAAGGGCGCGAACCTGTGGCTCACGGCTTGTGCGCACAGGGTTTCGGGTTTTTCTGTGCAAAAACCTGAATGCTCTTCAGACAGCAACAAGGGAGGCCTGTGCTAGCGATAGttcccttgtgactggcggccgtctgcagcaGAAGTCGTCGCCctattcggccgggccattcCGCACTGGCTGGCTGTGATTGTGTGCTGACAGTATATATGAACCTAATTAAACCCAGCCAATCTTGAAACACCGACAATGCCACAGGATTTTAACACAAAGTGGTCCGAAAATCTTTTTGTGAAAATGCTTGCCCTACTAATAGTGGTTTTTTAAACGTTAGGTTAAATTTTGTCAGCAAAGTAAGACTTGAAACATAAATTCATCTTACAGTTGTCTTGAAACAACCTGGATGATACTCGACCAGACACAAACAAGGAGAAGGAGTGTTGACACAGTGTGAGGGATCTTGGTGTAGGCCAATGAGCACACACTTTGGTGGCTTTGTCGTGAACAGAGCGGTTGAATCCAGCCTGACGTGAGAACAATCCGCAAGGTCATCTCGGATCTAGTTTTTGGCAAGGGTGTGCATTTTTCACAAAAGTAATTTGAGACAGGCTGACCAGTCAAACATTGCAGCGATATCTGTGTTCCGCGATCTGTTTGATTTTCTTCAGGCACACGCGAGCTGTCGAAAACCAATCGCAGCTCTGTGGGTGAAAGCATATGACTGTGTCCCGAATGGCCGGGCCAATTAAGGCATTTGCTTATCTTGCAAACGATTGCCGATTACGTGTAATAAACCACCGGCGTGGGCGTATATAATTGCAGTTTAACGAGCGGAAAATATCTCCCCTTGGTTATcggtagagatacggaaatttcgcgcgtTCCTTTAATCACAAGTTAACATGCAGACCTTAACACTCTCGCACCGtgtccatgattggaccgcagttatttggacacgcccctctacgaccgtgagccaacgattcccagctaggagagaagcaaacggatcaggtagtgccaactgacaaggaaaaaaatgtgcgcgtggagtccacgcgcaacACAAATGAAACtacttgcttattatattattaggtatagaaaacaaaattgtcttTTGCTGAGgtcgcaaataaaaaaatatatatatgcaagtatgccaATGTataagtatgtaagtgtgcaaaaGTGCTGCGTCattacctctcccctgccgtatcCTCGTCTCTAGGTTCCCCCACCATGcacctaactgttcccctcgcCTCTTGGTTCTCCCACCATGCACCTAACAGTTCCCCTCGTCTCtttgttcccccaccacgcacctaactgttcccctcgtctgttggttcccccaccacgcacctaactgttcccccaccatgtacctaactgttcccctcgcCTCTAGGTTCCCCCAAcacgtacctaactgttcccctcgtCCCTAGGTccccccaccacgcacctaactgttcccctcgcCTCTTGGTTCTCCCACCATGCACCTAACAGTTCCCCTCGTCTCtttgttcccccaccacgcacctaactgttcccctcgtctcttggttcccccaccacgcacctaactgttcccccaccatgtacctaactgttcccctcgcCTCTAGGTTCCCCCAAcacgtacctaactgttcccctcgtCCCTAGGTccccccaccacgcacctaactgttcccctcgcGGCCCCCTCAGTAAAGAGGGCGGCGATGCAGGTGACAgagggagtgtgtgtgtgtgtccccaGGGGCCCGGGCCAGGACGAGGAGCCCGACCACTACGCGGACCGGGTCGCCTTCACGGGCAACTCGCGCGTGCTGGGGCCCGCCTGCATCGTGGTGGGCGCCGTCATGCTGGCCGCCGGCGCCGGCCTGTGGCTGCTCACGAGGCGCGCGCGCCGGCGCGAGAGGCGCGTGGGCTTCCACTGCCCGCTGCACGGCGACTTCTACCCGCTCAGCCCGGCGCCCAGCGCGCGCAGCCAAGGTCAGTTCCCCCTCTCTCCACCTCTGTCTGCTTCAGTCTACCGAGCTCTTTTCATACGTTGCACAATTAACATTATTTCTGACATATGTAATGAAAGAATtgacaaatattatatataatattacgaACGCGAAAGACAAAACCGTGGGGCGCGCCAGATTtggcgctgacgtcacgcgccgtccactgacttaaggcatgccacgcgcgcctggccggattacaagggtcctcgttacctccgctccccgcgcatcgtcctgcctcggactattgtcacctttagcggcctggggattccgggcttacagaggccgccgcgtggagtagcgtgaataagcgtcgctgttatGGTTGTTTcggggcgtcgggtcggcgcgggatgacgcgactcgtcgcagccgctctcgtcggttcgagaagggcgcctcaGGTACTGAAGCAGCGACGCAggcctccacgggagttccaCGACAATTCCGAGAGTTCTtagagttccgcgagtgacaGGAAGTGCGACATCCCCTCTCCCTTCCcatgagagtggcgcgacgcgataaacatttttaattgcgagtaattggtgattaggcatttttaagtacgattatttattagtgatataattattagtaacaaataaaactgtaataaaacttaattgggctattccttacgaacccagttttctcccCATATTAGTTCGCAACAATATATAAAATGCATTTGTGctatttaccgataattttagcagcaataaAATAAGTAACcacaaaagaataaaataatataactattCAAAAaggcgtaactacaaaaaaaaaagcaaatctgACGCTACCACCACACACCGCATTCCTCTGGGGGCCGAAGTGCTTGTCCTGAGCGACTTTATTGTTATTTATTGCGTGAGTGCTGCTAGTCTCATCATTATACGTGCGCTATTTTAACTGTTATATACTTAAAGAGATAgcatttataaaaatactaaaaaaaaacttaacgaaACAATTAATTAAGTTActtaaatggtaatttttttaactccaaatttttattcaattttactaccccaagtaagtataactttaaaTTCACGTACGTAAGTTCACgcacacacctttttttttattcatttcaagCAGCATTCGTTTTGAGATGTtcgtaatattatttaaataacgcTTGACTTTACCAGCAAAATTTTCCATTTTGTAGGATGTATGTCCAATGCGGCGAGAAAACATTAGTATGATTTTGAAATTAATTGAGTAATTCGCTGTTGGTGCTTTACCTGTTTCGTATCTTATAAACTATTTCATTAGTATCTACCATGTTTGGTTTTGATAGTACATATTGGCGTATTTTCCAACGTGCAAAAAAGTTGCTAACAAACAACTTTACTGTCATGAAAATAGTTCCAGAAAGAAAGTTACGGCATTGATTCCTCAATTGTGTgctttaattaaaaacaaatgttttattgaaattttatatcatattatttttataatacatgtgattaattttattgtattaacGTATGGTTTCTAAAAATAAACTATATATGCAAGGAGATCGTGGCTTTTGTAGTTTGTGTGCGTTTGGATAAATCAACATTGTTGGAGTCCATAaaaatttaaaccttaaaaaatttaaaccttgataaaaaaatatttttaaatccattGAAACATTGGTTGTAGTGTAATTTGCTGGCTGTATAGTAAAGCTGATAAAATTAACATTAgtttcatattgtgctttaagGGCGTTTTCCCCCCACAACCCTCCATGGTGAGCGCATCTCAATGCTCGCGCCTGTAACCTCTGTGACCTTGGCCCGCCGTGTGGGTACCCCTGCGATCCGCACTGCCGTGACCCGCAGTACAGCCGTTTGGCGGGTTGCCCTGTGCCAGGCGCATAACTCACCGCAACCACCaccacccacccccacccccgctcTTATTCCTCCGACAAAATGGGAGGAAAGAATAAAACGTATTTTGCACCGCCACTGGCTTACTTTTACCATTTCAGTACAGACACGATATTATGGTTTCACATTTTCACCAATGTCAATGTAAAAacaacaaacaataatttttatttaaattgatgtttagCATGTCACTAATATTGTATATGAATAAAAACATTGAGTGAAATTTGATAAATATCACATGCTACGTATCAAAACTTACATGACgtgtattataatttttgcaacccgattttttttttttttttttttatggttcggCGTGCTGAACATTTTTAAATCGCTAACGAACTAGCCATCCCTCTGTTGATTGACTTTAATCTTTAGTTTACCGTTGGAAATGTCTGCGGCCGGTGACGTGTTTCGGAGCGCATTGCGGCCACaaggcccgggggggggggggggggggggaggggagacctCACTGTCTCTAGCAAGAGTAAGATGGTCGCCCAGGGAGGCAGCAAACATCCGAGTGGAATTTTGTACGTTTTTTACGCGATAACGTtttaaaaatcgatgaacgccggctgcacgcacggaaaaagctcgactcgttgtcacgttccgcctgagccgagcgtgcaagaaccggccaaccgccttgcgagaaaatcttctataatatcaaacaggtttaggcgggcctttttaactaattgttcgtgattatatttaaacaaattatttaaattaaatttgcaaaaactgtaaataatatttgaaaattaaaaagtatgcaatttttcatcaatgttttcttatgatgttatcacgtaaaattatcgtccgtaaaccgactttacagacaacctctttttttttttaagtataactcTTATTTATACATCTTTTTTATAGTTGGTAACGTCAATatctttgaagttatacttctttaggcgcgttatggaaaaataatgagagtgaattttttaacgatgcgcgcgcagcatgcaataaAAACTGAcaggtggaaaaaaaatgttatataaaaataaaaattataaatgtgattttgaatcatatactttagtgatagCAATAGTGTTtctatactttttcaagtgtatttatataagtaaagTTAAGAttacgtatgtataatttattagcattaaaatttattccattattgaattaataatcaaaattaatcaattaaaattagcattcagaatatttatttccattattaataaaaaattaacttgaatatttaaaaaaaatatttttatacacaagtttatattaatattaaataccaggtttttattcaatttttttttaatttgattgaatttatactctaCCAATCGTATATCTGATACCACCTCAggttctttattattttatttctatttataatTTTCATGCAAAATAATTATTCGGTTTTTTCACTACGCCAAGTaagcataacttctaacgcgcatgcGTTAAGTACAagcacccttccccccccccccctcccgcggaATTCAGTAGAAAAGGAATTGTACAGCCACCTCATCAGCGGTAACTCGCACTGCACGGCTCGGTTAGCGTGGCCGCTACCCCCACCCCTACTCGCCCCTGTGGCGGGAAGCAGGCCCGGCACGCTAGCGGCAGGCAGACCCGCAATCTGAACAATAAACCACGCGACACGAACCTCTTGGCGTGCCTTCGTTACCGTTCCCCCTCCTCCACCCTGTCGCCCTGCGCGGTCACGTGACCTCTCCTTCCGCTCGGGGGTCGCCGGACTCGCTACACACACCTGCACATTCGTGCATTTACATGaaactagtgttcgcagtaatgctcaGTTCGGATTATTACCGGGGCGTTTATACTTTGTCCTGTTCCAGTAGGTACCTATAAGAGTCAAATTGATTTgtgaactgttccctgaataacgttccagtattaactgagcatattaataagcatggtAGACCAAAACAAAGTCCAAGTATTCTACATTCGTTAATTTTCCCATTGtcgaatgaaatatcaattagaatataacattttacacccaattttcgtaataattactCAGGATTATCTCGCGTGTGCAGAGAATGGCCGCAGCCATGTAGATGTGGCTAAGCGGGACTGCGTGGCGGTGTTGCAGGCAGCAAGCAGCCCGCGCCGTGGTCGCTGTTCTGGCGGGGGGCGGCGCGGGGGGCGGGCTTCACGGCACCGCCGCAGTGCCCGCACAGCTCCGTGTCCAGCACCCGGAGCTCCGTCAGCAGCGCCGCCGCCAGCccctgccccacgccgctgcccttcctcgtcacctcgggctccgtcaggtaacactgccccacgccgctgcccttcctggtcacctcgggctccgtcaggtaacactgccccacgccgctgcccttcctggtcacctcgggctccgtcaggttaccctgccccacgccgctgcccttcctggtcacctcgggctccgtcaggtaacactgccccacgccgctgcccttcctcgtcacctcgggctccgtcaggtaaccctgccccacgccgctgcccttcctcgtcacctcgggctccgtcaggtaacactgccccacgccgctgcccttcctggtcacctcgggctccgtcaggtcaccctgccccacgccgctgcccttcctggtcacctcgggctccgtcaggtaaccctgccccacgccgctgcccttcctcgtcacctcgaTCTCCGTCAGGTAACactgccccacgccgctgcccttcctcgtcacctcgtgctccgtcaggtaaccccgctccacgccgctgcccttcatggtcacctcgggctccgtcaggtaaccctgccccacgcc is part of the Bacillus rossius redtenbacheri isolate Brsri chromosome 8, Brsri_v3, whole genome shotgun sequence genome and harbors:
- the LOC134535237 gene encoding uncharacterized protein LOC134535237 isoform X1, producing MVRLCARSLLLKSGQSRLVDVRSSSVGPSEGAPSDGGSCGAAVRCPPAISRLRVEKIEGGLMVAGVVVAANCQVALPAFGFLFILVGIVLTAASYRGPGQDEEPDHYADRVAFTGNSRVLGPACIVVGAVMLAAGAGLWLLTRRARRRERRVGFHCPLHGDFYPLSPAPSARSQGSKQPAPWSLFWRGAARGAGFTAPPQCPHSSVSSTRSSVSSAAASPCPTPLPFLVTSGSVSSGMVLAAGTNISPDQTFGSIRSLSVSREVASFPLSRTPTPPSLSPQSLHRTLSPPLAAMEEGFAPPPGITVVAPATTGPEAGESRPSARGGPRKSVSIVLPEEGKG
- the LOC134535237 gene encoding uncharacterized protein LOC134535237 isoform X2, with amino-acid sequence MGYNAVQEKRLRKPSEGAPSDGGSCGAAVRCPPAISRLRVEKIEGGLMVAGVVVAANCQVALPAFGFLFILVGIVLTAASYRGPGQDEEPDHYADRVAFTGNSRVLGPACIVVGAVMLAAGAGLWLLTRRARRRERRVGFHCPLHGDFYPLSPAPSARSQGSKQPAPWSLFWRGAARGAGFTAPPQCPHSSVSSTRSSVSSAAASPCPTPLPFLVTSGSVSSGMVLAAGTNISPDQTFGSIRSLSVSREVASFPLSRTPTPPSLSPQSLHRTLSPPLAAMEEGFAPPPGITVVAPATTGPEAGESRPSARGGPRKSVSIVLPEEGKG